Proteins encoded within one genomic window of Ranitomeya variabilis isolate aRanVar5 chromosome 4, aRanVar5.hap1, whole genome shotgun sequence:
- the LOC143767127 gene encoding oocyte zinc finger protein XlCOF29-like, protein MDCRRARDSYDVTSAHLLIQVSTISDPLSEDLLQKRIFLVYPSQMDMDRDKMAERILHLTLEILFRLTGEDYTVVKKISSDRCQDPVSEGWGRPLSPITGPPPHPLIHEDINDQKILELTYKMIELLTGEVTLLGMLGHYTVTL, encoded by the exons ATGGACTGCAGACGTGCAAGG gattcttatgatgttacatcggctcatcttctcattcaggtctctacaatatcggatcctctcagtgaagatcttctacaaaagagaattttcctggtttacccatcacagatggatatggacagagacaagatggcggagaggatattacacctcaccctagagatcctcttccggcttactggagag gattacacagtggtgaagaagatctctagtgatcgctgtcaggaccctgtgtctgagggatggggaagacccctgagcccaatcacggggcctccacctcaccccctgattcatgaggacatcaatgaccagaagatcctagaactcacctacaagatgattgagctgctgactggagaggtgacactgctgggaatgctgggacattatacagtaacgctatga